TTATAGGTATTTTCATTTTGTTTTTTGGATGGTGGGGTATTTATTATGCTGCACCGGAATTTTGGAAATTACCTCTAGCTACAGCCTGGCTTTTTACTTCACTCACATTGATCGCTTTTGTGACGTATTATCTTTATAAAGATATGAGTTACTGTAAATATATCTGTCCTATCGGGACGTTAACTAAAGCGTATGCCAAAGTTTCCTTTACAGAGTTGGGTACTTATAAAGAAGATTGTAACAGTTGTAAAACATTGGATTGTGCAGTAGCATGTACATATCATTTAAGACCGTTTGCATTTGACAATAAAAACTCTATGGATGACTGTACGTTGTGCATGGATTGCAGCAGTGCCTGTGATTCTGTGGCATTCAGGTTTACGAAACCTTCAAAAACCCTGTTTGAAAAGTTCAAATTCAGCAAAGCTGAGGTGTGGGCAATGCTACTCATCACGGCAGCCATTTCCATCACAATGAACTTTCATCATGCTTTGGGCCGTTCTGCTATCGCTGATACATTCATCTGGTCACGAACAGCAGCGTTCGCACAACACTATATAGATTTTGGAACACTGGATGCAGTGGGGATATTTGCTTTTATCTATGCAACGGTACTTTCAATCGCTATTGTAGTTATGGGTATGTTTGCAGCTTCGAAGGTGTTAAAAGCGCCATTTGAAAAAACGTTTTACACTTTAGGTTATGCATTCGCACCTATTTTCCTTATCGGTGGTCTGGCACATTTGATTCATAGTTTCTTCACGCATCACTATGCAGATATAGCCAATGGATTTATTTACGGGTTTGGTTTGAATGCTGCTGCGGTTGAAAATTTGGCTTCTAGAAGAGATGCATGGCTCAATATCTTCAATGTGATTCCTTATATCGCAGTAATTTGGG
The sequence above is drawn from the Sulfurovum sp. TSL1 genome and encodes:
- a CDS encoding 4Fe-4S binding protein, with protein sequence MVEFKETRDRNDIYGIPVLGFLFKNQTFLMALKLSVLALFIYGIYMGFSAPGRENIFTTYLFWGLFWSLFIVVTLSTFGRIFCGICPHGFLGKYITKFGLKKEMPNFLKNRFIGIFILFFGWWGIYYAAPEFWKLPLATAWLFTSLTLIAFVTYYLYKDMSYCKYICPIGTLTKAYAKVSFTELGTYKEDCNSCKTLDCAVACTYHLRPFAFDNKNSMDDCTLCMDCSSACDSVAFRFTKPSKTLFEKFKFSKAEVWAMLLITAAISITMNFHHALGRSAIADTFIWSRTAAFAQHYIDFGTLDAVGIFAFIYATVLSIAIVVMGMFAASKVLKAPFEKTFYTLGYAFAPIFLIGGLAHLIHSFFTHHYADIANGFIYGFGLNAAAVENLASRRDAWLNIFNVIPYIAVIWGYLILAKRIKPFKASKIKKTIAFVFASSLITLFLSINVYKVYVFKTYGMAKTGHHGGHGTHNGPKSVKAETSPMKCTAGKCGASMKNQ